The Fusarium oxysporum f. sp. lycopersici 4287 chromosome 6, whole genome shotgun sequence DNA segment TCTTGTCCCCCGTCAGGTTTTTTACCCTCTTGTCCCCCATCAGGTTTTTTTTCCCTCTCGACCCCCGCTATGGGCAAGTATCCTCTGAAAGAGCTATCGTCTGAGGTCGACCAATTTCAGAAAGGTTTAATACACCTCACTGGTTCTGTAGCTGACCACCAGTATTTGATCAAGACAATAGGAAATTGGAAAAGGAGTCTGGAGATTACTGTCTGGTTTCGCTTTACCTCCGATCAATTGCGTTCGAGAATAGTCGAAGCGAATCATACAAATCGGTTGCGAAATCTTTTCGTATTTATATATCAAGAAACTGAAATCAAAAAAGACGACGAGGAGCAGCGAAAGAGAAATCCTGTTATACGATCGGAGCTTAAGAAATTCGGACTCATTGAACTGGTGTTTCTCGGCATAACGCTCACTGTTCTTCAAATCAAACATCTTAccgatgatgagatcaaaTTCATTCACGAATTTCTTCGGCAATGTATAGAGAACAACCACCTTGAGCCCTACTTGCGCCAGGAAAGATTTGTCACGGCTATCAAGAATGCGCATGTCATTGATCTCGTGGAGCAAGACTTTTCAGGTATGTTTTTGTCTGCTGAAAGTGAAAACCCTCAATCTCACCATAAGTAGACTTCCAGAAATTTAAGAAGGATATAGAGGCTCGAAACAATGAGCTTGccagcaagaagaggaaaaagGTGTCAGATAATGATCCAGGTACATCCGTTCTCATCATTAGTTGAGAGCATCGATGGTTAACACGTTTAGTTGGCGAATCTCTGCGCGCTTCATCTGTTAGTGCCGATGTGGCAGACGATGATAACACCTGCTGCTTTCACCATTTCCTCGCATCGCTTGGGTCCgcagaagatgaagagacaTCATTATCTTCGCATCTCCCACAAATTCAAACACATGTGCAACAGCCAGCCAGTGATGAGAGTCACATTGAAAATTGCAGGAGCGAAGAAGACAGCCACTCAACAACGGATTTGGGGAGGAAAGGGGAGGACAATGAGAACGTAGCGAACGAAGGAGACATCTACGCAGCCCAGCCCTCGCAGAAGAGGGCGAAAACGGTCGTCGAGTCCCATGCCGAAGCGCCAATCGCTGGAAACACAGGAAAATATCATCAAGAGCGGCCAACTCCAAATGTCGGCCATCTCACTAGTGTCACCCAAGGTACGTTCGACCTCAAAAATCTTTTCACATATACTGAAGGCCCAGAGCGCAGAGAAGTTTCAGAGCGTCAATATGCCATTATTCACACCGAAAAAGCTATAGACTACTTAAACAAAAAAATGTCCGACTTATTGCCGATTGCAGTTCTCGCCAAACCTATTCCGACACACCAGTATTCAAGTTTAGTATTTTTTCCACCTAAAGACGAAGCCTTTCGAAACCTTTTTGAACAAAATCTTGTTGATTCACATCTTAAACAAAAGCCTTATCAACAAGGTATATTCACCCTTGAAAGCTTTCTCATATACACTAACTAAGCTGCAGGCATTGAATGGAAGGACATCCCTCAATCCGCTGAAAAAGTCTGGAAAGACAGAGGGAAAAGCCTGGAAATTGCAATGGGTACAATCGGTTCCCTCTACCCACATGCAGCGTTGGCAATTCTTCCCGACCTCCCGGGGCCCAATCATCTTCGTGTGATTCTTTATCAAGACATGACCATGTTTGGAGCCTTGGACGAACTGCCCACGATTCACAACAATTAATCAAGTTTTAGCCACACAAATCCGAGAATATTGTTCTTGAAAAAGGCTGGGAATGCTGATCTGGAATTTTCGCAACGGGAAATCATTTGGCTTGTCAGGATGCTTCTTGTTTTCATCGGGTATACAATAATTTTTGATACAGCCTTGGTCCGACCACCTGTAATTTGTTGTTGCTGTGGAATAGTTGGCTCGCAGAGATGCCACTTCAGTGGGTTTCAATGGAACTAGGAGCAATTCGTCATTGGGAAGACGAAACTCCAATGTATCGGATAAATATAGCTCTGGTACGATACACTCAAGTCCAAGAGTCGAAATAAGATCATGTTTGTTCAAGTAGTCGCGGACTTCCAGAAAGAACTGAGGGTCCACTTGACTCAGGTCAGGCGCTGAGCTTTCACGGAGTTCGCAAGGAACCCAGCCTTTTTCTTCGTTGAACATGATCTTCTGGGCACAGACTCCGATAGAGTCGAGCGTATTGTTCGCAATTCTTTTTGTCCAATAGCAACGACGTCCATCGAAGGTTTCTGTCTGTCCAACCAGATTGAACCCGTCCGGAACTTTGAAATGGCTGTGCAGAACCCACAcggcaaaaagatcttcgACTCCGAATCGTTTAAAGAGCAGTTCTAACTGCAGAGTGTGCTCCTCAACTTTCTCTTGAACCTTGAGTAATACATCGTCGGTAGGAAGCTTGTTATAGCTAAAAACATTAGCGATTGCGTTGTGAATCAAGGATCGGGAAGCATACTCCTTACGAGCCTGTACAAAATGTCCACTTGTGAGCGGCTGCTGAAGTACAGGAATCCGATCGTGGCAAATCTCGCGTGAACCCTTATCCAAAAACATATCTAGTATTAAGACCCGATGTGTATGGGAAACGAAGTTAAATGACGCGATTTAACGACATACGATCATAGGATATGTGTCGCATACAACAGCCGTGACAGTTGATTCAATAAAGGTACCATCGTGGGATGAAGGAGTGGAATTTTTTTGGGAGGTCGGGGGGCGGAGGTAACGAAACCAAGTAAGCGGGTCAGCACGTGTCATCAGACTTAGGGTATGATATCTCCCAAGCGGCACGGGATTTCTTGCATATCGGGGCCCTGCATATCGAGGCCAGAGCCAGGTGATCAGCTTGAGCATATGGTTGATAATGTGATCATCCAGTAATTCCCTCATACCCCGCGCAGTGTCGGTTCATTATCGACCATGACGTCATGTCGGCCAATGATCATGTCACACGACGACTACCCTACACCACTGGTGCCAAAAGGGAAAAAATGCTTCATTGAGACATTAGTTTCAAACAATATACCCGTTGACTGGCAATTCTCCCGCTCACTCGCATGATTATTATCGATGAGGTATTTCGACACTTCCTACGTCTGCTGATCATATGAGGAATATTCGAGCAGCCATGGAACTACCCTGAAGTATCGTTGGCGTTCGCATGCGGGCCGGCACGAGCCATTTTGCATTAAAAGCTTTGACGTGCATTCGCGTACTTTCTTCTTGAGAGGTCCAATGCCCTGTAGAAAGTGATTGTGCAGACTATGACGTTACTTCAGACCTGACGGTTATTGACAGGATACCTGACGGAGCGGAACGGGACGTCTATATCTTCCAGGAGAAAGGTATTTGGGAAATTGGACTTTGTTTGTGATGCATGTTGCTACAGTGCTGAATTTCACactcttttattattattattattttacgCGTTTTGTGAGCATGAGATCACACAATGGATGAGATAAGATGAAATCATTTGGAGGCGACAGACAGCCGACCCCTCATTTACCCCGCCCATCCTCGAGCTACTGACGGATTCAGGATAGCGTCTGACTTGGCCTCCCTTGATTGCGAAGTGTAGAGCCGTATGACTTCATTGCGACTGCCCTTTAGAGTCGAAGATGTGGCATAACTCTTCGTTGTTATATCGCGAAGCCAGTCGGCAAACAGCATCGTGGTCGATGGAATCGATGAATGCTTGCTTCTGGCTGTGGAGTTGCTCAGGGGTGGGAGGATAGTGATCGATCGCAGTTGGATGCCTTTCGTGGAAAAATATTCGAAATATTCGGGACACTGGGCGCAATGCGCTAGCGAACCAGTTGAAGCATGACATTGATGGCATAATAATGGGATACGTGTTTGGCGTCAAATATGACGGACCGCGATGTTTTTTTCTTCGGCTAAATCTCGGCTAATAGCTACTCGCCCccttttttttccctctcATTTATTAGTCATTCATGGAGTTGTCCGATCATTGTTTGATAACCCAGGTAAGTTTCAACGCCGTACATTTTCTACAAGCTTGATTTTATAAAAGTCCGAGCTTTGCTTCGTCTCAACGAAGTTTCCGGGTTGATACACCAGAACGGCGACATGTGTAGTGTAGACTAAAGAGTGAGGACCTCGAAGTTTTCAGCTAACCAACATGCAGGTTCCTTTGGCAATTCGGAATTACCTGAAAAAATTGTCCTTTCGTTGGCGCAACACTCTGGTCAAACAATTTATGAAAACTCATTCATTAAAAAAACAGTTTGGAACTTCATGGTCTTTAGTGCAAGCGTGCCCCGTCAGCGCGGCTGTACGTGTTTTTGGCGCGAAACGGACACGACGTGGAGACTGGGGAATTGGCGATGAGGAGTCAGCATGAAGCTCCAGCAACTTCAGAGGAGCATTGTTACGGCTGGTAGTATTTCGAaccctcatcaacatgaGAGTCATGTTCAAGAAACTATCTAGATCCAATGAAGAGGTTCTGACTCTGTTTTAATACCTAATCTCGCGCTTCTACTTGATCTGAATGACAAAGAAGCCGGATCGCGTCGTAGCCAAGATGCCGTACGCTGCCCCCGAGAGCCCCGGCAAATTTATCTTGATGTTTTTCCTGCAACTTCAGCACGTTGTAAAAGTGCGACTCGCGTATAGCGCTGCAACCTAATACTCATTCCCGCATCGGACCGTCTGAATGGGTTATAAACAGCTCTCGCCTGATAGTGCTATCTGGGCCTAGAGGTGACGTACATTGCTCTGTTGTGAGTCGAGACCTCTCCCTGGGCCATCTCGGACCAGCCAGGTCAACTTCGACTTGCTGTTGATGCGCCTGCGCGTTTAGCAGCTGATCCCCATGGCCAAGTAGGGGGGAGAAAACTGCGCTAACATGACGAGGTACCACTTGCCTCCATGGCTCACATCTGGTGTGCATGCCAGTCCCCATTCGGCATGATGGGGAAGATCTACATATGGAACACGGGAGGTGGGGGCGGTCCGCATTCAGGGCAAGCATCCGGCGCCGCCGTTCGGACCCTGTTGATGACCATTACTGCTAAGTATTTAGCTACCACGGCATTTGGAAAATGTAGCGAATTGAGCGACAGACGAGATTATCCATGTCTCAGTATCCACGCTTGAATATACGTGCCTCTACTTCATATCCCGGGGTACCGCCCTCTTGCTGATTCCTCGTCCAAGAGTTTAGCCAATTACCGTTGCTGTTATCTCAAGACTACTTTATGCAGGGATGTGCCAAGCTTCATGCATTCGCTAAAGCCATAAAGATGGTGTCACCAGACAGGGAAACCTACCCGGGAGGTCAAAATCGAGCCAGAAACAAGCCCCTTTCTGGTTTGGCGCAGTGAGAGATATGATTGAGCAATTGAAGATGCATTGAGTTGCAAGGGGCGACATCTACCGTCCTCTTTGTTTTTGCTTCTGGTGGTTCACACCCACGTGTCTCGAATGGCATGTTTGACTTATATAGTGGGAGTGCCCAGCCAGCATGTTTAGCTGTCTATCACCATTGCTGCATTATTCCATTCTCAATTTCGAACTTGTCTTATTCTCAAAGCTCCTTTCGTAGACAACCATTCCCTACACAAACCCTCACCCTAAAGTTTCCTTCCGACTCAAGGGTATCAGATCTGCCTCAACTATCTGGCACTGTTGAGTCGCACTTGAGATCGGCCATCCTCGTGTACGACGTCAAGATTCTTGCGCCAGCACTCGAAGCAAGCGCGAACGCCACATTAGCTCCGACAAGAATCCTCTGCCAGCCCCTCCTCAGGGCCAATTCGGTTCTACTACAACTGAGTCACAATCGACTGTAAAGTCCATCACAGCTTCAGAGGGCTCGCCACAACCTTCGCCCCAAAGCCTTCCCCGAACCACTGTCGTGCGTGGCTTTTCGCCTTCCCAGatccctcctcctcaaacTATTCCTGGTGCTGCTCAATCATCAGACGCAATTCCTGAGCCCAAGTCGTCGCCTGCTGCCAAGGTGGTGCAACCAAAGAAGACCGCTCGCTTTGCGCTTGATGGCTCTTGTTTGTCTAGTGAACAGGACCAGAGCCTCAGGAACAGCAAGCCCATCATtcccatcatcaagaagccCGTGTTCCAGATCGGTGGCTCCTCTGAAGAAGACGGCTCAATCAAGAGCGCCATGGCTTCATCACGACCTGGCTCGCTGCTCTCTGCACGCAAGAAGCAGGCCTCGTTCAGCAACAATGTCATGACACGAAcaattgatgatgaggcaGCTGTTGACTCAGACACCGACGACTACATCGACGAGAGCGCcatcgatgacgatgacgactcTTCGGACTGGGAGGACTCGATGGAAGAGAGCGGCAAATCCAGCATGGACGACAAGTTCCTCCAGCGAGTGGATTCCAAGCCCAACTTGACCTCGCGACGATCGCTCATTACCCTCATGCTTGCCCAGAACGATCGCGCACGCACTCTTGGTAACCACGCTTCTCAATCGACTTCAGCTATTCCACGATCTCGTATGGCCCACGGCCCGTCACTGGGTGCCTCACCCAATGACTCTGACGATGCTcctctgatgatgaagggcATGCGTGGACCCGGTCTTAAGCCTATCCATCAAGTCCCTAGGTCTAGTGCTCAGCCCATCATGACCGGTCCCAACCAAATCCAGTCTCAAGCTGCGTTGTCACCTCGCACTACTCGTCGCAATATGTTGGCGACTGAGTTGACTGAGTCTCTTCGACGTCACCTCCTTTGGGAGCGACAACAGAAGTCGTCGACAGTCAATGCCGTCCTCAAGCGACACCATACATCACATGATGTGGCCAATTTGAAGCAGTACCCGGAGAGGCCTTGCATGAAGAGCGAGCATGTGAACTCGAGCAGCCAGAGGCAGTACTTTTCCGTTGAGGCCAACCGCGGATACCACTCCAGCGGATGGTGAATATTCACAGATCTATATTAATACAAATTGTACATAAATTTCGATAGCAGGGCAAATTGCATTGAATGTCTAGCTAGCGACCTTGATActatcttcttctgctgatAATAATTTGGGATGCATCTTGGGACTTTGATGCCAAGGTCGGCGCTCTTCTACCGTGAGCTGTACCACGGAAGCTTGAAACGAGGAAGTCGTGGTTGAGTTACTCCAGATAGCCTCCTCATATACTTCAAGCTGGGTCGACCCGGGTGAGAATGCTACGAGTCAAGAATGAGAATGTTCCCAGATAGTAATTGTATACAAATCACTACGGTGCAGCAGGGACTTCAATAAAAGCTGATTGCTGTTGCGTAGTGTTTCGAGAGGAAGGGCTATCGTTGCATGTGAATTAGCAGCTGCAGCGATTATGCTTTCTACATCTCTACGCTTTCAATTGAACCGGCCGTTCGTCTCTCCGTGTCTCTCCATTGGGCTAAGCGAAATAGTAACTGCCTTCGGGCTCCGTGGGCTCAAAGCACCCAAACAGCTATTGAAGTCGTGCTTTCGGCCATCATACAAGTTACTCCACATCTGAGACGATCAGGTCGGAAGCACCCCTACCCTGACTGACGATAGCCGGAAGAAGAAACCAACCCACGGGCCTTCGTTACAGGGGTCCAGGTCACTGACCATCGAGGACAAAGAGTGGGGCGTAGTAATGGATAAGGTGTTCGCAGGCATGCATAAATGAGATGCAAAACTCTAAGCAAGGGTACGTTCAACCGAAggggaaaaagaaagaaaggcaaGAGTACTAGTGCTAAAAGTAACTACTTAAGAGGATGGACCACCGAGGAGCGAGCAAACTCCATGGCGACTGCATCGATATCAAGCCAACACTACTCCAAGACTTACCAAGCCTCTGTTCAGAACCCTTTGATTTATTATCGTTTCTTTATCAAATTTGCGCATTATCTAATATCGGGACGAAAAGAAACCACTGGCGTCTGAAATCTCGTCAGAAATCAACCCGCGAGCAAAATGTTCAAAGCTTTAGTGACAATATCGGCTTCATTATTGGAAATCCTGAAACATATGTTGTTAGAACTCTCCTACCTCTTGAATTTTTGCAACCAGGAACGGCGATCCGAGGAAATTGAAAATTGCCACTGTATGTATTCTTCTAACTGAGGATTATCAGAGAGATAACCGAGAACAAAGCATCAAGCACACGATGTCTTGTTGCTATGGAATCAGGCCTTTCCCGTACATCAGAGACGCTAGCACTTTCCGAGGCGCCAGGGACACCAAATTTTCCCCAATCATCAGTCATTATAGCTTCCTCACAGACATCAAAGGCCCCAGTAACCAGAGTACTGGTTGTTCCTCGCGGAGCTGAGCTTGAAATCAAAGACGAAGGGTGTCATATATCTCCTGTACTATCATGTCTGGACAGTAACAGAAAGACAAGCGAGAACAAGGCATCAAGCTCAAAAGGTCTTGTTGCTCTTGAGCCGGAACCTTCCCAAATACCAGAGACTGGAGCAATGCCCGAGACGACAGGGAATCCAGCCCATCCTCACACTTTAGAGGCTCAAGCATCTGGGATATCAGTTGTTCTTTACAAACCCGATCCCGAACAGGCAACTGACGCCGCGGATTGGCAGACGCCTCCGACAGTGGTGGTGAACCCTAAGCTTACATGGTATGATGGTAATATGATGGAGCTCGAAATGCCATCTGAGAGGGTCTTATATGGCACTGAAGCGGTTTCGGATTTTCCGGGAATCAAGGCTTTTGTACCTATTGATGGTTCTACTAAAGCACCTGGAGATATCAAACTTATAAGTGTGACGCAACTATTTTACCATGAAAGTATTTCTCAAGGTATTCGAAGGAGTTTGGCGACTACGAATGTCACTATGGAGAAGTTTAGTAAGTGGGAAGAAATTAAATCTCGTATAGGGCATATTTAGTCAGATACAAGTATCTAGTTATTCGTACCTATCTTCGCATCCTACCATCGTTATATACATAATCTTTCAGTCGCTGAGTTCAAAAAGAGTGTATTGTACAACCATTCAGCAACATCTTCCAAAACAGAGGCGTACTAACCAGCAAGCACATAGATAGAAAGTCTGGGAGAGGGCATTGTACCTATGAGACGAGGTCGAGGCGTGCTGCAGAAACGGCAACTTCAACGGCGTTGCGGAGAACACCCGAAACCCACGATCAATGCTGCCAAACACTCGGAAGCTCCAGACTCTGCCCACAATCGGAAGACCTATAGAAACAAGATTGTTGACGTGCCAGTTAGGAGACTAATAGTGACGAACCCAAGCATAAGAAGCAGCCAAACGAGAGACATGCGTTAGCTGACTGCAGGCATTACGTCAAACTGAGGATCCATAGCGATGCCGGGAGATATACTCAAGGGGCTAAATGGGCTAATAGAAATGGCATTGGTTGGTTTACTCTATCCTCGGCGTTCTATCAACAAGTATCGTTTGACATATGATGGAATAGCGCATGTTACTTCGGTTGTGCAGTCCACTTTCGACGCTTGACTTCTACTTTATGCTCCAATGGTTCTGAAAGATAGGCTAGCAACAAGATGGCGGACAAAGCTACACGAGCAGTATCGCATGGCCAAGCAGGGTCTTTGCCAGCGTGTTCCTCAATTTACCACACAATCGTCATAGAGAACTTTCGCTAAGAATACAGATCCCGCGCTCGTCTTCGCCGCCCAGTGTTTGAATGCATGCCCTCCTGGCATATCCCCTCGCATCAACCTAGGACTGTCCATTACCAGAAGAATCAGCGCGAGACCATTGAATTTGCCTCGACACTGTCCGATTGAACTGTTGGATCCGGCTCGTCGTCTACGAGACAGTTGAAGCTGACATGTGACCATCCGTCCTCGTCCGCGTCTGCCTCTGCGTCCGGACCTGCGTCGCTGCCCTTCGTATGTTGCAGATCCTTCACGCCTTGCACTGGAAGTGTCGTCCACGCCTCGGACTCGGTAGGCTCGGCATCATCAGTGCTCGATAGTTCCTCAACAGCCGTGATGGTCTTCACAGTACGGGTGGTCTTCCTCAGCTCCAGATCGAAAGCCAAAGTCgcgtcatcttcatcgcccTTCTCTGCTATTATGCTGAGTGCGCCGGTCGGGTCAGTGCAGCTACCAAGATTCTCGAAGCGAGCCAGTCGATTGCCTCCATTGGACAGCAACCTGCGCAATTCGAGAGACCGATCGACCACGTCAACGCCACAGGGGCACCGAAAATCGtgagcctcctcctctgcGTTGCCCTCAGTCTTCTCGTCGACAACTGTAGCCGCGCCTGGAGCAGCCTCAGcgttcttctcctcattctgtctctccttctctttccGCATTTCCTCTGTCCTGGCCAAtctcccctcctcctccttgagtTCGACAGCGTGGAAAGAAGGATCAACAAAGACGACTCTAAAGCCGCTGTCGCGCTCGATGATTTCCGGCATCATCTTGCTTGGCCCAAGCTTCGGCACCGATGAGGCCCCGGGCACACTGAACCAAGGGCGTCTTTCTTCGTCGGTTTTGAGGTCGA contains these protein-coding regions:
- a CDS encoding hypothetical protein (At least one base has a quality score < 10) — encoded protein: MGKYPLKELSSEVDQFQKGLIHLTGSVADHQYLIKTIGNWKRSLEITVWFRFTSDQLRSRIVEANHTNRLRNLFVFIYQETEIKKDDEEQRKRNPVIRSELKKFGLIELVFLGITLTVLQIKHLTDDEIKFIHEFLRQCIENNHLEPYLRQERFVTAIKNAHVIDLVEQDFSDFQKFKKDIEARNNELASKKRKKVSDNDPGTSVLIIS